In Leptospira bourretii, the sequence AGGAAAACCCTTCGATAGAAAAAAAGTTCCTAAACCTTCCGTAGAGGCCAATTTAAAAGGCGAAAGGAAGGGAGGATTCGGCGTTTATCTGATGGAGACTCTGATGGACAAAGTGTCCTACGACTTCAACGGGAAACAAAATATAACCTATTTGGAGAAAACTATTGTATGAACGAAGATAAAATTGGAATCCATTCGGAAGCGGTTGGGGACAAGGTAGTTGTTCATGTCCAAGGCAATTTGGACGTACACAACACACATAAAATTGAAAAGGATTTGATGGCTCTCGTAAATGCCGCAAGAAAACCTGTTGTTTTCAATTTGAGTGATGTTCCCTTTATCTCTTCTGCCGGACTACGTTTGCTCGTCACAACACTTCGCCTTTGCCAGGAACAAAAAATCAGCATTTCTATCTGTGGATTGCAACCCGCAGTGGAGAAAGTTTTCGATATCATTGGAATGCAGCAGCTATTTACAATTTATCCTGATTTAGACTCTGCTCTACAGTAAAAATCACTTTTCTAAGTGATCCTAAACAAAACATTGGAAAAAAACTTATGGAAACCAAGCAGTATTCCCTAAACAACCCGTTCAAAGAATCCAAGGCTCCGGAAACCCAAACCGGAATTTATGATGATGCTCTCAAACTTGGAAAGGAACTCATTGAGAAACCGATCCTAGGGGGCGGAGAAGATAGAATCCGCGTCCAACACTCCAAAAACCGTATGACGGTTTGGGAGAGAATCAAAGTCCTTACTGACGAAGAACCAAATATCACCTACCAAAACTGGGGACCGAACTTAGACGGTGCCTCTATTGTGACTGGAATTTTAAATATCAAAGGCCGTGATGTGGCAGTCTACGGACACGACTTCACCCTTCGTGCGGGTTCAATGGATGCCACGAATGGAAGTAAACTCGCTCGTCTCATCCAAATGGCAGGGACCCACGGAATCCCGCTCATCGGGATGAACGACTCGGCAGGTGCCTATGTTCCTGCGGGAGTGGGTGGACTCGACGGTTATTCGGAAGCATTTACGGCACTTCGCAAAATCAGCGGTGTGGTTCCTTCCGTTATGTTAATGTTTGGTTTCAATGCGGGTGGTGGAGCTTACCTCCCACGCCAAGGATCGTTTATGATCCAATGTGATGGAACCTTCTTTGGTCTCACTGGACCTGGGGTGGTAAAATCCGTTCTTGGGGAAGACATTTCTGCCGAAGACTTAGGTGGGCCAAAAGTACATGGCCAGTCAGGTGTGGTCGATTTAGTCACAGGCGATGAATTAGGATCGCTTCGAACAGCCATCCGTCTTCTTTCTTATTTACCAGACAATAACCATAGTTTTGCGCCGTTCTATCCGACTTCGGATCCAGTAGACAGGTTCATTTACGAAGAAGACATTCTTTTTAGAAAGACGTTTAATTCCCCAACAGGAATGAACACACCTTTTGATATCACACTTTACTTACAACAAATCTGTGATCACGGTGAGTTCTTTGAATTACAACCACAAAGAGCAAGAAACATTGTAACAGCTTTTGGTCGTATCGGTGGTCACGTGGTGGGGTTTCTTGCCAATAACTCGGCAGTCTCTTCTGGTCAGATAGATATTGGAGCTTCTCGCAAAGGAACTCGTTTTGTAAGATTCTGTAACTTATACAATATCCCTATGGTATTTGTAGAAGATACAACTGGATTTTTACCAGGACGCGACCAAGAACACAATGGGATTGTTCTCGAAGGTAGAAAACTCCTGGATTCCATTATTGATCTTAGAACTCCAAGACTCACTCTTATCATTCGTAACGCGTTTGGTGGAGCGTATGCAACATTTAACTCCTATTTTACGGGAGCATCGATGGTGTTTGCACTTCCGACGGCAAGGATTGCGGTGATGGGTCCTGCAGGAAAAGAATACGTCTACAAAGATGAAATCACAACCATCCAAAAAGAATTTTTGGTCAATGTGAAAAAAGGAATGAGTGAAAAAGAAGCAGCCGCCACTCGTGATGCAAAACTTTTCGAAATCGGGCAAAGATACGAAAAAGAACTGATGAATCCAAAAGAAGCACTTTCTCTTGGTTCTGTTTCCTCCATCATTTTACCGGGTTATACAAGAAACGTATTATCGAAAAACTTGAATTTCCTCATGTCCAAATACAAACCGGCGGAAATGTCCGGTCCTCAAAGGGAGTTTGAATAATTTTCATGTTAGATAAGAATTTAAAACGCATTCAGTTCCAAGAATCCGAATCGGCATGGATTCGTTCCTTTACTGTGGAATCGATCAAATGTCTGATTGTTTGCCGTGGCCCTGTTCGTAAAGAAACGATGGATGTTTTCGATGCGATTGGTGTGAAGGAATACGGAATTTTACTTTCCGAAAAAGACTCCATCGTTTACCCAAAGGCCCTTGCACCGGAACTTCGTAACTTCCGATTCCCAGAAAATATCCACCGAGTTCCCGATTATATGGGAGCTGGGAAAGAAGAGAAAGAACAACGCATCCACCAAATCATTGGAATCACCAAAGACAATGGATACACTCATATCTTTGCTGGTTACGGATTTATGGCAGAAGATGCAGAATTCATTGAAGCCATTGAAAAAGCAGGGATCACGTTTATGGGACCAAGTTCCCATGTGGCAAAAGGTGCTGGCGCCAAAGACGAAGCAAAAAAACTCGCAAGAAGTCTAAATGTATCGGTAACTCCTGGTGTTGATAATATCACTGCCCTTGCTTTACTTCGTAAAACGGGAAATTCCAAAGATGGACTTCTCAAAGTTGCAAAAGAAAATAACTTAAACTTTTCTTTTAATGATTCCAAAGCATTGGAAGACAATGCGGAAGACTTACTCCAACTTTCTTATGAAAAAACCATAGACATCACTTCTATCCCTGATTTACAAAAAGAGTCTTCCATCCTTTGTGAAGATATTTGGAAAAAGTATCCAGGCAAACGAATCCGATTCAAATACATCGGTGGTGGTGGTGGAAAGGGACAACGTGTCATCAGTGAAAAATCAGAAATTGATGCTGCTGTTATGGAAATCCTTGCGGAATCTAAAGTGACGGCCGTTGGTTCCAACAGAAACTTCTTAATTGAACTTAACATCGAAAACACACGCCATAACGAAATCCAGCTCATCGGTAACGGAGAATGGTCCTTGTCTCTTGGTGGTCGTGATTGTTCTTTGCAAATGCACGAACAAAAACTTTTGGAAATTTCGCAAACGGTTGAGTTACTCCAAAAAGAAGCTGATCTTGTTCGATCTTCTAACGCCAAAAAAGCTACCATCCTCGACAAAGATGTTCAAACTTTAAAAGATATGGAACACCAAGCAGAAGTGTTTGGAAAGGCAATTCGTTTGAATTCTGTTTCTACGTTTGAATGTATTGTTGAAGGTAATAGTTTCTTCTTCATGGAAGTAAACACAAGGATTCAGGTGGAACACCGTGTGACTGAGATGGTGTACAAAATGAAGTTCACCAACCCGAATGATCCGAATGATTTTTTCTACATTGACTCTCTTGTGGAAGCGATGGCGGTTCTTTCCATCCACGGTCCAAGAGTTCCAAAGCCGGAACGAATTGTCAGAAACGTATCTGGTGCAGAAGTTCGGATCAATGCGACAAACCGTGCACTCCAACCTCACGCAGGTGGGATCATCCAAAACTGGTCGAATGCTCTTCCTGAAGAAATTCGTGATGACCAAGGGATTTGTACTCGTAACCCCGATACAGGTGCCTTTGTTCATTACAACCTTGCTGGAGCTTATGACTCAAACGTGGCTCTTCTTGTTTCTTATGGAAATTCAAGAACGGAAAACTTAGAAATTTTAGGTAATATCCTTCGCAAAACAGAACTTAGAGGGCAAAACCTCGAAACCAACTTACTCGTTCACTATGGACTCATCCAGTGGATTTTGGGTAAGGATGCGATGTTCAAACCATCCACTGCGTTTATGATTTCCTACTTGGCTGGAATCGGTTCCTTACAATCCATCATCAACGATTTGGATTTGGAATATCTTTGGTCAGAAAAAACCAAGGCTGCAGATCCAGATTTGAAAAAAGTCCTAAACAAAAAGATGACCCTTGTGATTCGTCCTTTGGAACGTCTCCTAGCAAATCCACATTTACTCGGTGGATTCCTTGGGTATTTCGATGGAAAACTTTGGACTCGTAATGGGAACAATCTTGCGTTCAATGAAAACCCGATCCAATTTTTGGATTCTTTGTATTACTATTTGAATTTGGATACAACGGAAGAAAAGCCAAGCTCTGAAAAGATTTGGGATCATGACGCTACGTTATTAAACGAAGCCAAAGCATTTTATTCCGAACTATCCAAACGAACAGGGCTTAGTTCTTGGAAGGATCTATCGGATGCACTTGCAAAAGGTAAAAATCCATCTAAGTCACTTTCTGATGATCTTTGGAATGCTTCGGTGGCAAGTCATAACGGTTTCCAAGCTGGTCTTGAAACGCTTTTACTCCTACCAAAAATTGGTATCAAATCCAACTTCTTTGGTTTGGATGTGAATGCGGATTTGGATGGGGTAGTGCCAGATGAATTCAAAAACAAAGACACACGGGATGCGTTTATCAAAACACTGAACCCTCCTCCAAAAATGTCTGGGGATGAAATTGTGGCTCCTATGGGTGGAATGTTCTACTCAAAAGAAGCACCAAATCTTCCTATGCTCATCAATGAAGGGGACCATTTCCAAGCGGGCCAACCTCTCTTTATCATTGAAGTGATGAAGATGTTTAACAAAATTTTGGCACCTGTCAGTGGAACCATTGTGAAAAACTTAATGGTGGATTCAGACGGAAAGATCGTGACAAAAGCACAACCCATCTTTAAAATCAAACCGGATGAAATTCTAAAGGAAGAATCTCCTGAAGATATTCGTTCTAGAAAAGTAAAAGTAACAAAGGAATTGGGTCTCGGCTAACTAACCGTAACCCACAATTGTTTTGTAAATTTCAGTGAGGGGGAGGATGTGATTCACACCTCCTCTTTTGATTGCCTCTTTCGGCATTCCAAAAACAACAGATGTTTCTTCATTTTGGGCAATTGTATCAGCCCCAGCTTCCTTCATTTCCAAAAGTCCAGATGCCCCATCATCACCCATCCCTGTCATAATGATGCCTTTGGAATTTTGTCCCGCTTGTCTTGCGACAGAACGAAATAATACATCCACAGAAGGTTTGTGTCGATTCACTAAAGGACCATCTGCAACATCCACAAAATACTGGGCGCCAGATCGCCGAACTGTCATATGGCGGTTCCCTGGTGCGATGAGCGCAAGCCCTCTCACAACTCGGTCTCCATCTTTTGCTTCCCTGACGCTAATATCGCAGATAGAATCCAATCGTTTGGCAAAAGTTTCAGTGAACTTTTCAGGCATGTGTTGTACAATCACAATCCCTGGAGTTTTGTCTCTTGCGAGTTTTGTGAGAACTTCTTCGAGGGCAATGGTTCCTCCTGTGGAAGTTCCAATGGCGACAATTTTTTCTGTGGCTTGTAGCTGAGAAATATCTTGGTTTTTTTCCGTTTTGATTGAAAATTCTTTTCTTTCTTTTGGATTGGGTAGAGCTTTTAAGGAAACGGATGCAGCTGCAATCACTGCATCGGTCAATTCTATTGTGGATTCATGTAAAAAATCTTTTAATCCAATTTTTGGTTTTGTGATGATTTCGCAGGCACCTAAGCTCATGGCAATCAATGCTGTGTCGGAACCTTCTGTCGTTAAAGTGGAACAAATCACAACAGGAGTGGGTCGTTCTGTCATAATTTTTTTCAAGAAAGACAGTCCGTCCATCCTTGGCATTTCGATATCTAATACAATCACGTCGGGCCAATGACTATTCATTTTGTCCATAGCAAAAATCGGATCGGAGGCACTGCCCAGAAATTCAAAGGTTGGATCCGATTTGAATATTTCAGTTAACACTTGTCTTACGACAGCTGAATCATCGATTACAAACACCTTGATTTTTTTCATAAATTTATTTTTTCTCTACCCAAACTTCGCCGTCCCAGACAGTAAAATATATTTTTCTGGATAAAGTTCCGCCTGTATCTTCGGAAATGATTTTAATTTCATTTTCCTTTAAAATCTTTTTTGCAAATTCAGCATTTCGTGAACCCACGTTCGAAGTGGAATTGTCCTTTAGTATTTCCCTTTCTTCATGTAAAAACATATTGGATCCTCCGAAGATTTTTGCATAAAATTCGTTAGGTTTTGTGTGGTGTTTTTTTATTTCTGTCAAAAAAAACAAAATAGCATCGGTTCCATATTTATGAGTTTTTTCGAGATGTTGATCCGTTTGGCTTGGAAGTAGGTAATGACACATTCCCCCGATGTGTTTGTCCGGATGCCACAAGACAATGGAAACACAAGAACCAAGTAAGGTTCTCACTCTAAATTCGGGTCCTCCGAAGAAAATTTCTCCAGGGTTTAGAAACCGGTCAGTTACTACATTTGGTGAATCCATCACACAACATTGGACGATGATTCTTGGATGGATTGTAACTCCGAAAGCTCCAGAATTTGGTTTACTTTTAGGATAATGACAAATTTATTCTCTAATTTTCCTAGGCCTTGGATAAAATCCAAACGGATTTTTGAACCAAAACTAGGTGGTTCTTCAATGGACTCTGGCGTAATATCTACCACTTCGTTGACTGCATCCACTAGTAAACCAACATCAATGATTTCATTTTCCAGTTTGATTTCAGTAATGATGATACAAGTTTTACGGTTGGTTTCGGTTTTTTTTCTATAAAATCTCATATTGAGATCTATCACGGGAACCACATTCCCCCTTAGGTTAATGACACCAGGTATATACTCTGGCATCATCGGCACATGGGTCACAGATTCGAATTCAATGATCTCTTTGATATATAAAATTCCTAGCCCAAAGAGTTCTTCCGAAATTAAAAAAGTTAGGTATTGAAGTTCCTGCATATCGATATCCTACTTTAATCTTTTAATATTTTTGGAACTTGTTATTATCATCTGACGAGTCCACCTTTCTTGGGTTTGGTGTTTGTAGTCGAGTGGCAGTTTTGGACATTGGTTTTGAGTGTTTTGAATCTAAGGCAGATTGGAGTGTTGATTGTTTTCCCAATTTGAAAAAACTAATAGAAGAAAGTAGTTTCTCTGCTTGTGCTTGTAACTCCTCCGCAATGGCTGCGAGTTCTTCCGATGCACTTGCTGATTGTTGGGAAACCTGGTCTAGTTGACCCATGGCTTTATTCACTTCATTCACTCCGGAAGATTGTTCCTGACTTGCTGCCGTAATTTCTTGCACAAGGTCTGCTGTTTTATTGATGGCTGGAACAATTTCTTCAATGAGTTTTCCTGCAGACTCTGCAATTTGAACAGAACTTCCAGCTAAACTTCCAATTTCATTGGCCGATTTTTGTGACCGTTCTGCCAATTTTCTCACTTCTGAGGCTACAACTGCAAAGCCTTTTCCATGTTCTCCTGCTCTTGCTGCTTCGATTGCAGCATTTAATGCAAGTAAGTTGGTTTGGTAAGCAATGTCTTCAATAATGGAAATTTTATCTGCAATCTCTTTCATTGCGGAGACTGTATTTCTGACTGCTTCTCCACCTTGTTTTGCATCTCTAGCAGATTTTGTGGCAATGGTATCTGTCTGTTTTGCATTTTCAGCATTTTGGTCAATGGAGGCTCCCATCTCTTCCAAGGAAGCTGATGTTTCTTCTACAGAAGCTGCTTGTTCACTGGCACCTTGGGAGAGTGTACTGGCAGTGGATGCCACTTCGTCTGCAGCGTTGACAAGCGCATCAGTGTTTGTTCTTACATCGTTGATGATATCAACTAATTTTTTAGAGGTATTATTGAAAGAATCTCTAAGTTTAGCAAATCCTCCCTCGTATTCGCTAGTGATCAATTGTGTGAGATCACCTTTTTCTAATGCAGAGAGTCCAACAACGAGATCATCTACAATACGTGCCGTTTCGATTGCAAGATTCTTTTGTTCTGTGATGTCGGTGGCAAATTTAATGACCTTATATGGTTTTCCGTTCAAATCAAGAATTGGATTGTAGGTGGCTTGCAACCAAACTGCTTTTCCATCTTTTCCTATCCTTCGGTATTCAGCTGTTTGGTATTCGCTTCGGTTGAGCGCTGCCCAGAACTGTCTGTATTCTTCTGAGTTGACCATAGCTGGTTCCACAAACATTCTATGGTGTTTGCCCACAATTTCTTGTAATCCATAACCCATTGTTTTTAAAAAGATATCATTTGCAGTGATGATTGTTCCGTCCATGTTGAATTCAATTGTCGCTTGTGCTTTGTTAATTGCTTCGATTTGGCCAATAAATTCTCTTACTAGTTTTTTGTTTTCTGTGATATCGGTAGCAAATTTAATGACTTTGTATGGTCGACCATTCGCATCAAGAATTGGTGTGTAAGTGGCTTGTAACCAAATTTCTTTTCCATTTTTCCCAAGCCGTTTGAATTCGGATGATTGGTATTCCCCTCGATTGAGAGCGGCCCAAAATTGGCGATAGGCTTCAGAATTCGCTTCTTGTGACTCGAGGAAAATTCTATGGTGTTGGCCTTTGATTTCAGTTAGACTGTAATCCATTAAATTGAGGAACTTTTCATTTGCTGTTGTGATCGTTCCATCCATACTGAATTCAATGGTTGCTTGTGATCTTTCAATGGCTTTCGAATTCGCATTGGCTTCCGTAACATCCGCCCATTCCACTACACTGCCCAAACGTTCGCCAGAATTTGTAATGATAGGGTTAGCAATTAAATTAAACTCTCTGTTTCCTATTTTAATACTAGTTTTGTGTTCGGATGTGAAGGTTCCAAGAAGCCTACGTTGGTGACTTGGGTCTTTATGGTAACTATCAATATTACTTCCCATTAGATCTTTGAGTGAAAAATTTCGAATTTGGGTTTTGATGTCTGCTTCCGATTTGTCAAACATATTGTGAATTGATTTGTTCATGTAGACAACTTTCAAATCTAAGTCGGCAATCATAACGTTTGTAGAGACGCAATCTAAGGCTGTTTTGATCTGAATTGCATCTCTTAGTGGTTTCCCAACTTGTTTGAGTAGTAAAAATAGCAGGCTAGCAGTGATGAGAAGAAAAATAATTCCTGAGATATAAACCGGGAATAGTTTTTCCTTTGGAGTCACCATACCTTTTGAAATTTCTGAAATACTTTCTTTTGTGAGTTGGGAATTCCATTTGGAGATAGAACTAGAGTAGGGTTTCCAATATTCCGAAAGATTTGACTTTAAATTTTCTTTTTTTGTGAGATCCTCTGGTTCGTTAACATAGGATTTTATTATGTTTAAATAATCATCCTTTTGGGAGATAGTTGTTTTTATGATTGTCGATTCTTCTGAAGATTTTGGAAGAGATACAATTTGTTCCCAAGCTGAATTCAGTTTTTCTAAGTCATATTTAATTTTGGCAACATAGGTTTTGTCAACTTCTTGCGACTGGAGAACAGTGAAGAGATCGGATTGGATTGATTGACTTAGGTTCCAAATGGATGTTAGGTTTTCCGTTTTTTGCAGATGAATCCGTGTTGTTTCTTCCGAATGACTTACATCTGTAAGTATTCCCCAAGAATAAGCAGAAGTCCAAATTACAAAAATT encodes:
- a CDS encoding STAS domain-containing protein; amino-acid sequence: MNEDKIGIHSEAVGDKVVVHVQGNLDVHNTHKIEKDLMALVNAARKPVVFNLSDVPFISSAGLRLLVTTLRLCQEQKISISICGLQPAVEKVFDIIGMQQLFTIYPDLDSALQ
- a CDS encoding acyl-CoA carboxylase subunit beta, yielding METKQYSLNNPFKESKAPETQTGIYDDALKLGKELIEKPILGGGEDRIRVQHSKNRMTVWERIKVLTDEEPNITYQNWGPNLDGASIVTGILNIKGRDVAVYGHDFTLRAGSMDATNGSKLARLIQMAGTHGIPLIGMNDSAGAYVPAGVGGLDGYSEAFTALRKISGVVPSVMLMFGFNAGGGAYLPRQGSFMIQCDGTFFGLTGPGVVKSVLGEDISAEDLGGPKVHGQSGVVDLVTGDELGSLRTAIRLLSYLPDNNHSFAPFYPTSDPVDRFIYEEDILFRKTFNSPTGMNTPFDITLYLQQICDHGEFFELQPQRARNIVTAFGRIGGHVVGFLANNSAVSSGQIDIGASRKGTRFVRFCNLYNIPMVFVEDTTGFLPGRDQEHNGIVLEGRKLLDSIIDLRTPRLTLIIRNAFGGAYATFNSYFTGASMVFALPTARIAVMGPAGKEYVYKDEITTIQKEFLVNVKKGMSEKEAAATRDAKLFEIGQRYEKELMNPKEALSLGSVSSIILPGYTRNVLSKNLNFLMSKYKPAEMSGPQREFE
- a CDS encoding biotin/lipoyl-containing protein, translating into MLDKNLKRIQFQESESAWIRSFTVESIKCLIVCRGPVRKETMDVFDAIGVKEYGILLSEKDSIVYPKALAPELRNFRFPENIHRVPDYMGAGKEEKEQRIHQIIGITKDNGYTHIFAGYGFMAEDAEFIEAIEKAGITFMGPSSHVAKGAGAKDEAKKLARSLNVSVTPGVDNITALALLRKTGNSKDGLLKVAKENNLNFSFNDSKALEDNAEDLLQLSYEKTIDITSIPDLQKESSILCEDIWKKYPGKRIRFKYIGGGGGKGQRVISEKSEIDAAVMEILAESKVTAVGSNRNFLIELNIENTRHNEIQLIGNGEWSLSLGGRDCSLQMHEQKLLEISQTVELLQKEADLVRSSNAKKATILDKDVQTLKDMEHQAEVFGKAIRLNSVSTFECIVEGNSFFFMEVNTRIQVEHRVTEMVYKMKFTNPNDPNDFFYIDSLVEAMAVLSIHGPRVPKPERIVRNVSGAEVRINATNRALQPHAGGIIQNWSNALPEEIRDDQGICTRNPDTGAFVHYNLAGAYDSNVALLVSYGNSRTENLEILGNILRKTELRGQNLETNLLVHYGLIQWILGKDAMFKPSTAFMISYLAGIGSLQSIINDLDLEYLWSEKTKAADPDLKKVLNKKMTLVIRPLERLLANPHLLGGFLGYFDGKLWTRNGNNLAFNENPIQFLDSLYYYLNLDTTEEKPSSEKIWDHDATLLNEAKAFYSELSKRTGLSSWKDLSDALAKGKNPSKSLSDDLWNASVASHNGFQAGLETLLLLPKIGIKSNFFGLDVNADLDGVVPDEFKNKDTRDAFIKTLNPPPKMSGDEIVAPMGGMFYSKEAPNLPMLINEGDHFQAGQPLFIIEVMKMFNKILAPVSGTIVKNLMVDSDGKIVTKAQPIFKIKPDEILKEESPEDIRSRKVKVTKELGLG
- a CDS encoding protein-glutamate methylesterase/protein-glutamine glutaminase, which encodes MKKIKVFVIDDSAVVRQVLTEIFKSDPTFEFLGSASDPIFAMDKMNSHWPDVIVLDIEMPRMDGLSFLKKIMTERPTPVVICSTLTTEGSDTALIAMSLGACEIITKPKIGLKDFLHESTIELTDAVIAAASVSLKALPNPKERKEFSIKTEKNQDISQLQATEKIVAIGTSTGGTIALEEVLTKLARDKTPGIVIVQHMPEKFTETFAKRLDSICDISVREAKDGDRVVRGLALIAPGNRHMTVRRSGAQYFVDVADGPLVNRHKPSVDVLFRSVARQAGQNSKGIIMTGMGDDGASGLLEMKEAGADTIAQNEETSVVFGMPKEAIKRGGVNHILPLTEIYKTIVGYG
- a CDS encoding chemotaxis protein CheD, with amino-acid sequence MDSPNVVTDRFLNPGEIFFGGPEFRVRTLLGSCVSIVLWHPDKHIGGMCHYLLPSQTDQHLEKTHKYGTDAILFFLTEIKKHHTKPNEFYAKIFGGSNMFLHEEREILKDNSTSNVGSRNAEFAKKILKENEIKIISEDTGGTLSRKIYFTVWDGEVWVEKK
- a CDS encoding chemotaxis protein CheW gives rise to the protein MQELQYLTFLISEELFGLGILYIKEIIEFESVTHVPMMPEYIPGVINLRGNVVPVIDLNMRFYRKKTETNRKTCIIITEIKLENEIIDVGLLVDAVNEVVDITPESIEEPPSFGSKIRLDFIQGLGKLENKFVIILKVNQILELSELQSIQESSSNVV
- a CDS encoding methyl-accepting chemotaxis protein, whose translation is MKNIKISTKLIGFFLTGLIFVIWTSAYSWGILTDVSHSEETTRIHLQKTENLTSIWNLSQSIQSDLFTVLQSQEVDKTYVAKIKYDLEKLNSAWEQIVSLPKSSEESTIIKTTISQKDDYLNIIKSYVNEPEDLTKKENLKSNLSEYWKPYSSSISKWNSQLTKESISEISKGMVTPKEKLFPVYISGIIFLLITASLLFLLLKQVGKPLRDAIQIKTALDCVSTNVMIADLDLKVVYMNKSIHNMFDKSEADIKTQIRNFSLKDLMGSNIDSYHKDPSHQRRLLGTFTSEHKTSIKIGNREFNLIANPIITNSGERLGSVVEWADVTEANANSKAIERSQATIEFSMDGTITTANEKFLNLMDYSLTEIKGQHHRIFLESQEANSEAYRQFWAALNRGEYQSSEFKRLGKNGKEIWLQATYTPILDANGRPYKVIKFATDITENKKLVREFIGQIEAINKAQATIEFNMDGTIITANDIFLKTMGYGLQEIVGKHHRMFVEPAMVNSEEYRQFWAALNRSEYQTAEYRRIGKDGKAVWLQATYNPILDLNGKPYKVIKFATDITEQKNLAIETARIVDDLVVGLSALEKGDLTQLITSEYEGGFAKLRDSFNNTSKKLVDIINDVRTNTDALVNAADEVASTASTLSQGASEQAASVEETSASLEEMGASIDQNAENAKQTDTIATKSARDAKQGGEAVRNTVSAMKEIADKISIIEDIAYQTNLLALNAAIEAARAGEHGKGFAVVASEVRKLAERSQKSANEIGSLAGSSVQIAESAGKLIEEIVPAINKTADLVQEITAASQEQSSGVNEVNKAMGQLDQVSQQSASASEELAAIAEELQAQAEKLLSSISFFKLGKQSTLQSALDSKHSKPMSKTATRLQTPNPRKVDSSDDNNKFQKY